In Lycium ferocissimum isolate CSIRO_LF1 chromosome 11, AGI_CSIRO_Lferr_CH_V1, whole genome shotgun sequence, a single genomic region encodes these proteins:
- the LOC132036969 gene encoding cysteine protease inhibitor 8-like — MKKSVIFSFLLFSTTLSLVPFVAFSSTFTSENPIILPTTTADNCQLPASTLPEVLDINGEPLHVSQEYQILSLNPGAECGVVDSAKIGNAKCPNAVVLQGGDAKLGLPVKFFLSHGPRNPNDVVRERNQINIMFSIPSTPHCGDRTFWMVGDPDKTAGGLRFVETRRVVKAPHDDFTIEKLTKKSPFYKIRHCPSQSICSDVGLTHHGGRRRLALTKQPLMVVFKRVQKSTTNG, encoded by the coding sequence ATGAAGAAATCCGTTATTTTCAGCTTCCTCTTGTTTTCAACTACGCTCTCTTTGGTTCCCTTTGTAGCCTTTTCATCAACTTTCACTTCCGAAAATCCCATTATCCTGCCCACTACTACTGCTGACAATTGCCAGCTCCCTGCCTCTACACTTCCTGAAGTGCTGGACATAAACGGCGAACCCCTCCACGTCAGCCAAGAGTACCAGATTCTATCCCTTAACCCGGGAGCTGAGTGCGGGGTCGTAGACTCAGCCAAAATCGGAAACGCCAAATGCCCAAACGCCGTTGTCCTGCAAGGCGGGGACGCTAAACTAGGCCTGCCCGTTAAATTCTTTTTGAGTCATGGTCCGAGGAACCCAAACGATGTTGTGCGTGAAAGAAATCAGATTAATATTATGTTCTCGATTCCAAGCACACCGCACTGTGGTGACAGAACTTTTTGGATGGTTGGTGATCCCGATAAGACTGCAGGGGGGCTTAGGTTCGTGGAAACTAGACGTGTCGTAAAAGCTCCACACGACGATTTCACGATTGAAAAATTAACTAAGAAATCACCGTTTTACAAGATAAGGCATTGTCCTAGCCAATCTATTTGTTCAGATGTGGGCTTGACACACCATGGGGGACGCAGGCGTCTGGCTCTTACTAAACAGCCTTTAATGGTTGTCTTCAAGAGAGTCCAGAAGAGTACAACTAATGGATAA